A stretch of the Equus quagga isolate Etosha38 chromosome 9, UCLA_HA_Equagga_1.0, whole genome shotgun sequence genome encodes the following:
- the LOC124245109 gene encoding translation initiation factor IF-2-like, with amino-acid sequence MARARGVHSPAAARPRGRRARRSPGGPERSSAPAPRRPGQAAPPRRRAAARAGRAASSSRAAPRRGASLAGRPAPLTRFRSLGGRGAEGGRERPLEENGRARTRAPAPKPLRSRSGDDDQGRVVAANLSREH; translated from the coding sequence ATGGCGAGGGCGAGGGGAGTCCACTCTCCCGCCGCGGCTCGTCCGCGGGGGCGCCGGGCCCGTCGCTCCCCCGGCGGCCCGGAGCGCTCCTCGGCCCCCGCCCCGAGGCGTCCAGGCCAGGCCGCCCCTCCTCGGCGCCGCGCCGCTGCCCGCGCGGGCCGGGCCGCCTCGAGCTCCCGGGCCGCCCCGCGGCGGGGGGCCTCTCTCGCGGGGCGCCCGGCTCCCCTCACCCGCTTCCGCTCCCTGGGCGGCCGCGGAGCCGAGGGAGGGCGGGAAAGGCCTCTCGAGGAGAACGGGCGGGCGCGAACGCGGGCTCCGGCACCCAAGCCGCTCCGTTCCCGCAGCGGCGACGACGACCAGGGCCGTGTTGTTGCTGCCAACTTGTCGAGGGAACACTGA